From Dietzia sp. ANT_WB102, a single genomic window includes:
- a CDS encoding EthD domain-containing protein, with translation MASVENQPTYLFALYRWAGTSPEEFRDHYLSKHADIGKSIPGVAWWHTFLNNNPMMNWGLPEGAPKPDAFSIMAFESEEALQKAPESEGWAAANGDNTGFVQHIDVYEVSRVQLVEEGEGSPAG, from the coding sequence ATGGCTTCAGTGGAGAATCAGCCAACGTATCTCTTTGCGCTCTACCGTTGGGCAGGTACCTCCCCCGAGGAGTTCCGCGACCACTATTTGAGCAAGCATGCCGACATTGGCAAGTCCATCCCGGGTGTGGCCTGGTGGCACACCTTCCTTAATAACAATCCGATGATGAACTGGGGGCTCCCGGAGGGGGCCCCTAAGCCGGACGCGTTCTCAATCATGGCGTTCGAGTCGGAGGAGGCGCTGCAGAAGGCTCCAGAGAGCGAGGGATGGGCGGCCGCCAACGGCGACAACACCGGCTTCGTACAGCACATCGACGTGTACGAGGTGTCCCGGGTCCAATTGGTGGAGGAGGGGGAGGGGAGTCCGGCTGGGTAG
- a CDS encoding nuclear transport factor 2 family protein: MSDDQRRKNVELVRAYTDALNSWDIETMRELSTEDVVFELPFRPPSFGRETVGRDAYMEVLAQARDHMIDGSENLHDLQLDTLASDPDTVIATYKSDMTLRSGVRYANEYISRFVCRDGKVSRFVEYYDSIILFRALGGTLREADESELLPEGLKS; encoded by the coding sequence ATGTCAGACGATCAGCGCCGAAAGAACGTGGAGTTGGTGCGTGCCTACACGGACGCTCTCAACTCCTGGGACATCGAGACGATGCGGGAACTCTCCACCGAGGACGTGGTCTTCGAGCTCCCGTTTCGCCCGCCTAGCTTCGGCCGTGAGACCGTGGGGCGCGACGCCTACATGGAGGTCCTCGCCCAGGCCCGTGACCACATGATCGATGGGTCCGAGAACCTGCACGATCTGCAGCTGGACACGCTCGCGTCGGACCCCGACACCGTCATCGCCACCTACAAGAGCGATATGACGCTCCGCAGCGGTGTGAGGTACGCGAACGAGTACATCTCGCGGTTCGTCTGTCGCGATGGCAAGGTCTCCCGCTTCGTCGAGTACTACGACTCGATCATCCTGTTCCGCGCGCTCGGCGGGACCCTTCGGGAAGCCGACGAGTCGGAATTGCTGCCCGAGGGGCTCAAGTCCTGA
- a CDS encoding cytochrome P450: MGKELPDPKTVDANQPKCPFVDMWSDEYNDKNLEILKHLREEHDLAFHKQGNTTVPLVTRYNDLWKIHRDWRTFQSGRAASHLADRRYDDPNDDPTFIPLDTDPPVHSEWRKILEPLMTLKKMEAHAELIESIANDLLEGLEGRTRFNVMDEFVRPLQARAIFAVILGVPADSDRILQFSAWAQDALIVPERAVEAFGELSAALLEILRERRENPRGEDDIVTVLANCRPGGEVPDDGDLIKIMIALTLGGLESTGTVLSGTIHHMATHPEDLKELQDDMSLLDEAIEEALRLFVNVTLTQRTVTKETTLNGYDLKPGDKVWNLPGSANRDESVFPDGDSWNVRRENKRHVSFGAGIHRCLGSNLARIFLRVAFTAVLTRMPGVSLVPDQEIHTHSMPTRGLTEFEVTVDEITPVATTA; encoded by the coding sequence ATGGGTAAGGAACTGCCCGATCCGAAGACCGTCGACGCCAACCAGCCGAAGTGCCCCTTCGTCGACATGTGGTCCGACGAGTACAACGACAAGAACCTGGAGATCCTCAAGCATCTTCGCGAGGAGCACGACCTCGCCTTCCACAAGCAGGGCAACACCACCGTCCCCCTGGTCACGCGGTACAACGACCTGTGGAAGATCCACCGCGACTGGAGGACGTTCCAGTCTGGTCGTGCCGCCTCCCATCTGGCCGACCGCCGCTACGACGACCCGAATGACGACCCGACCTTTATCCCACTCGATACCGACCCGCCGGTCCACAGTGAGTGGCGCAAGATTCTCGAGCCGTTGATGACGCTCAAGAAGATGGAGGCGCACGCGGAGCTGATCGAGAGCATCGCAAATGATTTGCTCGAAGGGCTCGAGGGTCGCACCAGGTTCAACGTCATGGACGAGTTCGTCCGCCCACTGCAGGCTCGCGCGATCTTCGCCGTGATCCTCGGCGTGCCCGCGGATAGTGACCGGATTCTCCAGTTCTCGGCGTGGGCACAGGACGCGCTGATCGTCCCGGAGCGCGCGGTTGAGGCCTTCGGCGAGCTAAGTGCCGCGCTGCTCGAAATCCTCCGGGAACGTCGGGAGAACCCGCGAGGTGAGGACGACATCGTGACGGTGCTGGCGAACTGCCGACCCGGTGGTGAGGTCCCGGACGACGGGGACCTCATCAAGATCATGATCGCGTTGACGCTTGGCGGGCTCGAATCCACGGGCACCGTCCTGAGCGGCACTATCCATCACATGGCCACCCATCCGGAGGACCTCAAGGAGTTGCAGGACGACATGTCTCTGCTCGACGAGGCCATCGAGGAAGCGCTACGGCTGTTCGTCAATGTGACGCTCACTCAGCGGACGGTAACCAAGGAGACGACCCTCAACGGCTACGATCTCAAGCCCGGAGACAAAGTCTGGAACCTCCCAGGCTCGGCCAACCGCGACGAATCAGTGTTCCCCGACGGCGACAGCTGGAACGTGCGTCGCGAGAACAAGCGCCATGTCTCTTTCGGCGCCGGCATCCACCGTTGCCTCGGGTCGAACCTGGCTCGGATCTTCCTCCGGGTCGCCTTCACGGCCGTCCTCACCCGGATGCCGGGCGTGAGCCTCGTTCCGGACCAGGAGATCCACACCCACTCCATGCCGACCCGTGGCCTCACCGAGTTCGAGGTCACCGTCGACGAGATCACCCCCGTCGCGACCACCGCCTGA
- a CDS encoding ferredoxin, translating into MKVKIDHEFCVGHARCYTLEPDYIAEDERGRGVVREDAPEMSPETARRLVRACPESAISIVRES; encoded by the coding sequence ATGAAGGTCAAGATCGACCACGAGTTCTGCGTGGGCCACGCCCGTTGCTACACGCTGGAGCCCGACTACATCGCCGAGGACGAGCGCGGCCGCGGAGTCGTCCGGGAGGACGCGCCCGAGATGTCACCCGAGACCGCCCGACGGCTGGTCAGGGCGTGCCCCGAGTCCGCGATCTCCATCGTGCGGGAATCCTGA
- a CDS encoding 2Fe-2S iron-sulfur cluster-binding protein has product MLQDPMRADIVHLGGGGSGELSTDAIVTSRRDVADGVVELVLAAADGSDLPRWEPGAHIDIVLDDDTIRQYSLCGDPADRKTLRVAILLEAEGRGGSRRIHEQLHSGVSVELSGPRNHFPLHASSRYLFIAGGIGVTPLIPMMRAAEAAGAEWQFVYGGRSEATMGYVDELRELGERVVIWPQDTHGLIDLEDLLGTPEEGTLVYSCGPEPLLAAVEEWCASWPPGALNVERFSAVEIDTSEDTGFDVELRETGTTVHVNKDQTILEVVTEAGVYVPTSCTEGTCGSCETPILEGTAEHRDVVLSPEEQEAQETMMICVSRASCPRLVLDL; this is encoded by the coding sequence ATGCTCCAAGACCCCATGCGGGCCGACATCGTCCATCTCGGAGGCGGTGGCTCCGGTGAACTGTCGACCGACGCGATCGTGACGAGTCGTCGCGACGTGGCGGACGGCGTCGTCGAGCTCGTCCTCGCGGCAGCCGACGGCAGCGATCTCCCACGGTGGGAGCCCGGCGCTCATATCGACATCGTCCTCGACGACGACACGATCCGGCAATACTCCCTGTGCGGGGACCCCGCCGACCGAAAGACGCTCCGTGTGGCGATCTTGCTCGAAGCGGAGGGGAGGGGAGGATCTCGTCGAATCCACGAGCAGCTCCACTCGGGGGTATCCGTCGAGCTGTCCGGCCCCCGCAATCACTTCCCGCTCCACGCGTCCTCCCGCTACCTGTTCATCGCGGGCGGGATCGGGGTGACCCCGCTGATTCCGATGATGCGGGCGGCCGAGGCCGCCGGAGCCGAGTGGCAATTCGTGTACGGAGGTCGGAGCGAAGCGACGATGGGGTATGTCGATGAGCTACGTGAGCTGGGGGAGCGGGTCGTGATCTGGCCGCAGGACACCCACGGGCTGATCGATCTCGAGGACCTACTCGGAACGCCAGAAGAGGGGACCCTGGTTTACAGCTGCGGACCGGAACCCCTGCTTGCGGCAGTCGAGGAGTGGTGCGCGTCGTGGCCCCCGGGAGCCCTTAATGTCGAGAGGTTCTCTGCCGTCGAGATCGACACGTCCGAGGACACCGGATTCGACGTAGAGCTCCGGGAGACCGGCACCACGGTTCACGTCAACAAGGACCAGACGATCCTTGAAGTGGTCACCGAGGCCGGCGTGTACGTGCCGACCTCGTGCACCGAGGGGACCTGCGGATCCTGCGAGACGCCGATCCTCGAGGGCACCGCCGAGCACCGCGACGTCGTGCTGTCCCCGGAAGAGCAGGAAGCCCAGGAAACCATGATGATCTGCGTCTCTCGCGCATCCTGTCCCCGGCTGGTGTTAGACCTCTAG
- a CDS encoding aldehyde dehydrogenase — protein sequence MLPRSYSEFYIDGQWRATDSTEKFTVVSPSTGDPIGEVPRATRADIDAAVEAARHAFYETDWSTRPVAERAALCEALATRLYEVKDEMAELLVDELGCTRMLADVYQAVAPTLHWNYNAEVGRTYPFQEVRTADLGPLAGGSAGGMIMPYQTQALVVKEPVGVVATMVAYNFTMPGTSQKVAPAIIAGCTVVVKVPEPDPLAVFALGQLVHEVGFPPGVINIVAAGPEESAYLVSHPDVDMVSFTGSTTVGSRIGRECGALVRPVVLELGGKSAAIVLDDADFDATVPTLLGVSVIPSSGQSCVCQSRFLVSEARHDELVHRLVAAMADIRVGDPHDPDVDMGPLITEAHRERVLGMIRRAVEQGATVAFGGGVPEGLENGWFVEPTLLTGVTPDMEIAQEEVFGPVVAVISYKDEDDAVRIANDSRYGLAGSVYTTDVERGFAIARRIRTGTFSVNSFSADFNSPFGGFKESGIGREHGVAGLEGYLIPKSISVDPSMTIPESVVAQADVVTTGVRKGA from the coding sequence ATGCTCCCCAGGAGCTACAGCGAGTTCTACATCGACGGTCAGTGGCGGGCAACCGACTCGACCGAGAAGTTCACCGTCGTGTCCCCGTCCACAGGCGACCCGATCGGGGAGGTGCCCCGCGCGACGCGGGCGGACATCGATGCCGCGGTCGAAGCGGCGCGGCATGCCTTCTACGAGACAGACTGGTCGACCCGGCCAGTGGCCGAGCGCGCGGCTCTATGCGAGGCGCTGGCCACGAGGCTTTACGAGGTCAAGGACGAGATGGCCGAACTTCTCGTGGACGAGTTGGGGTGCACCCGGATGCTGGCGGATGTGTACCAGGCCGTCGCGCCGACCTTGCATTGGAATTACAACGCTGAGGTGGGGCGCACCTACCCCTTCCAGGAGGTCCGGACCGCAGATCTTGGGCCGCTGGCCGGAGGATCCGCCGGTGGCATGATCATGCCCTACCAGACCCAGGCGCTCGTCGTGAAGGAGCCGGTGGGTGTCGTCGCGACCATGGTCGCCTACAACTTCACCATGCCGGGGACCTCGCAGAAGGTGGCGCCCGCCATCATCGCGGGATGCACGGTCGTGGTGAAGGTCCCCGAGCCGGATCCGCTCGCAGTGTTCGCGCTCGGCCAACTTGTCCACGAGGTCGGGTTCCCTCCCGGCGTCATCAACATCGTTGCCGCCGGTCCCGAAGAGTCGGCGTACCTTGTCTCGCACCCAGACGTAGACATGGTGAGTTTCACCGGGTCTACGACGGTCGGATCGCGCATCGGGCGCGAATGCGGGGCTCTCGTCCGCCCGGTCGTCCTCGAGCTCGGAGGGAAGTCCGCGGCGATCGTCCTCGACGACGCCGACTTCGATGCCACCGTCCCCACCCTTCTGGGCGTTAGTGTGATCCCCTCGAGCGGGCAGAGCTGCGTGTGCCAGAGCCGGTTTCTGGTGTCCGAGGCCCGGCACGACGAGCTGGTCCACCGCCTGGTCGCCGCGATGGCGGACATCAGGGTCGGGGACCCCCACGACCCGGATGTTGATATGGGGCCGCTCATCACCGAGGCCCATCGGGAGAGGGTTCTCGGGATGATTCGCCGTGCGGTCGAGCAAGGCGCCACAGTGGCGTTCGGTGGCGGGGTCCCGGAGGGTCTCGAGAACGGGTGGTTCGTCGAACCAACCCTGCTGACCGGAGTCACTCCCGACATGGAGATCGCGCAGGAGGAGGTGTTCGGTCCTGTGGTCGCCGTCATCTCGTACAAGGACGAGGACGATGCGGTCCGCATCGCGAACGACAGCCGCTACGGACTCGCAGGGTCGGTGTACACCACCGACGTCGAGCGAGGCTTCGCGATCGCTCGCAGGATCCGCACCGGGACGTTCTCAGTCAACTCGTTCTCGGCGGACTTCAACTCGCCATTCGGCGGTTTCAAGGAATCCGGCATCGGCCGCGAGCATGGTGTCGCCGGCCTCGAGGGCTACCTGATCCCCAAGTCGATCTCGGTCGACCCGTCGATGACCATCCCCGAGTCGGTCGTAGCGCAGGCGGACGTCGTGACAACCGGCGTTCGGAAGGGAGCCTGA
- the coaA gene encoding type I pantothenate kinase — MSRHAGDYTPYVEFDRRSWRRLRRAMPMVLTEQDLEGLRGLGEHLDLDEIAEIYLPLSRLIHLQVTARQRLFQSTNIFLGEKVDAPMPFVIGVAGSVAVGKSTSARVLRALLTRWESHPRVDLITTDGFLHPNRELQRRGLMHRKGYPESYDRRALLRFVTEVKSGAPVVWAPVYSHTKYDIVPDEFIEVRRPDILIVEGLNVLQTGPRLMVSDLFDFSLYVDARIEDIEQWYIERFLELRSTSFSNPNSHFAHYADLSDQAARLAAREIWTSINRPNLVENILPTRPRATLVLRKNSDHSIQRLRLRKI; from the coding sequence GTGAGCAGACATGCTGGCGACTACACGCCGTACGTCGAGTTCGACCGCCGCAGTTGGCGGCGACTGCGGCGTGCGATGCCCATGGTGCTCACCGAACAGGACCTCGAGGGCCTCCGGGGCCTGGGCGAGCACCTCGATCTGGACGAGATCGCCGAGATCTACCTGCCGCTGAGTCGGCTCATCCACCTGCAGGTCACGGCCCGGCAGCGGCTGTTCCAGTCGACCAACATCTTCCTCGGCGAAAAGGTGGACGCGCCCATGCCGTTCGTCATCGGCGTGGCCGGTTCGGTCGCGGTCGGCAAGTCCACCTCCGCGCGTGTGCTGCGCGCGCTGCTCACCCGCTGGGAATCCCACCCCCGTGTGGACCTCATCACCACCGACGGTTTCCTCCACCCCAACCGGGAGCTCCAGCGCCGCGGGCTGATGCACCGCAAGGGGTACCCGGAGTCGTACGACCGGCGTGCGCTGCTGCGGTTCGTCACCGAAGTCAAGTCCGGCGCACCAGTGGTCTGGGCGCCGGTCTACTCGCACACCAAGTACGACATCGTGCCCGATGAGTTCATCGAGGTCCGGCGTCCGGACATCCTCATCGTCGAGGGCCTCAATGTTCTCCAGACCGGCCCCCGCCTGATGGTTTCGGACCTGTTCGACTTCTCGCTCTACGTCGACGCGCGGATCGAGGACATCGAGCAGTGGTACATCGAGCGCTTCCTCGAGTTGCGGAGCACGTCGTTCTCCAATCCCAACTCACACTTTGCGCACTACGCCGACCTGTCCGACCAGGCGGCCCGCCTGGCGGCCCGGGAGATCTGGACCTCGATCAACCGGCCGAACTTGGTGGAGAACATCCTGCCCACCCGGCCGCGCGCGACACTGGTGCTGCGCAAGAACTCCGACCACTCCATCCAGCGGCTGCGCCTGCGGAAGATCTGA
- the glyA gene encoding serine hydroxymethyltransferase translates to MTDPNTDVFTASLSELDPEVAEAMAGELARQRDTLEMIASENFVPRSVLQAQGSVLTNKYAEGYPGRRYYGGCEHVDVVENLARDRAKEVFGAKYANVQPHAGAQANAAVLMALAKPGSKIMGLSLAHGGHLTHGMKLNFSGQLYEVAAYEVDPETMQVNMDTVREMALAEKPDVIIAGWSAYPRTLDFAKFREIADEVGAKLWVDMAHFAGLVAAGLHPSPVPHADVVSTTVHKTLGGPRSGMILTNDLELFKKLNSSVFPGQQGGPLMHAIAAKATAMKIAGTEQFRERQQRTLEGAKILAERLTAQDCKDAGVSVLTGGTEVHLVLVDLRDSELDGQQAEDLLHEVGITVNRNAVPFDPRPPMVTSGLRIGTPALATRGFEAEDFREVADIIGTALAAGTSADVTALRERVAALAASKPLYEGLEDWKILG, encoded by the coding sequence ATGACCGACCCGAACACCGACGTGTTCACCGCCTCTCTGTCCGAGCTGGATCCCGAGGTCGCCGAGGCGATGGCCGGAGAGCTCGCGCGGCAGCGAGACACGCTCGAGATGATCGCGTCGGAGAACTTCGTGCCGCGCTCGGTCCTCCAGGCGCAGGGCTCCGTCCTCACCAACAAGTACGCCGAGGGTTACCCGGGCCGGCGCTACTACGGTGGGTGCGAGCACGTCGACGTGGTCGAGAACCTCGCTCGCGACCGCGCGAAGGAGGTGTTCGGCGCCAAGTACGCCAACGTCCAGCCCCACGCCGGAGCCCAGGCCAACGCCGCTGTTCTCATGGCGCTTGCGAAGCCCGGCTCCAAGATCATGGGCCTGTCGCTGGCCCACGGTGGTCACCTCACCCATGGCATGAAGCTCAACTTCTCGGGGCAGTTGTACGAGGTCGCCGCCTACGAGGTGGACCCGGAGACCATGCAGGTCAACATGGACACCGTCCGCGAGATGGCGTTGGCGGAGAAGCCGGACGTCATCATCGCCGGCTGGTCGGCCTACCCCCGCACCCTGGATTTTGCGAAGTTCCGGGAGATCGCCGACGAGGTGGGCGCGAAGCTGTGGGTGGATATGGCCCACTTCGCCGGCCTGGTCGCCGCCGGACTGCACCCGAGCCCCGTGCCGCACGCCGATGTCGTGTCCACGACCGTGCACAAGACGCTCGGCGGGCCGCGTTCCGGCATGATCCTCACCAACGACCTCGAGCTGTTCAAGAAGCTCAACTCGTCGGTGTTCCCGGGCCAGCAGGGCGGTCCGCTCATGCACGCGATTGCCGCCAAGGCCACCGCGATGAAGATCGCCGGGACCGAGCAGTTCCGCGAGCGCCAGCAGCGCACCCTCGAAGGTGCGAAGATCCTCGCCGAGCGGCTCACCGCGCAGGACTGCAAGGACGCGGGCGTCTCCGTCCTCACCGGCGGCACTGAGGTGCACCTCGTCCTGGTCGACCTGCGTGACTCCGAGCTCGATGGTCAGCAGGCCGAGGATCTGCTCCACGAGGTCGGAATCACCGTGAACCGCAATGCGGTCCCATTCGACCCGCGTCCGCCGATGGTGACCTCCGGACTGCGGATCGGCACCCCTGCTCTGGCCACGCGTGGATTCGAGGCCGAAGACTTCCGCGAGGTCGCCGACATCATCGGCACCGCCCTGGCCGCCGGCACGAGCGCGGACGTCACCGCCCTGCGCGAGCGCGTGGCCGCGCTGGCTGCCTCGAAGCCTCTGTACGAGGGCCTCGAGGACTGGAAGATCCTGGGCTGA